A portion of the Enterobacter sp. SA187 genome contains these proteins:
- the ldtC gene encoding L,D-transpeptidase LdtC codes for MILMKTSRFARWLAFIAVASTLALALPAQANTWPLPAAGSRVVGENRFHLVENDGGSLEAIAKKYNVGFLALLQANPGVDPYVPRAGSVLTIPLQTLLPDVPREGIVINLAELRLYYYPPGKSEVTIYPIGIGQLGGDTLTPTMVTTVSDKRANPTWTPTANIRARYKAQGIDLPAVVPAGPDNPMGHHAIRLAAYGGVYLIHGTNADFGIGMRVSSGCIRLRDGDIATLFKKVTPGTRVNIINTPIKASVEPDGRRLVEVHQPLSKSINDDPKTQPIVLSSAMESFKADAQTNTALMDEVMQVRSGMPVDVTEHQEVAQSL; via the coding sequence ATGATACTAATGAAAACCTCGCGTTTTGCCCGTTGGCTGGCTTTTATTGCCGTTGCCTCGACTCTGGCGCTCGCCCTTCCCGCTCAGGCCAATACCTGGCCGCTGCCCGCGGCGGGAAGCCGGGTGGTCGGTGAAAACCGCTTCCATCTCGTGGAAAACGATGGCGGCTCGCTGGAAGCGATTGCCAAAAAATACAATGTCGGATTCCTTGCGCTGTTACAGGCGAACCCCGGCGTCGATCCTTACGTCCCCCGCGCGGGCAGCGTACTGACCATTCCGCTGCAAACCCTGCTGCCGGACGTACCGCGCGAGGGTATTGTTATTAACCTTGCCGAGCTGCGTCTTTACTATTACCCTCCGGGTAAAAGCGAAGTGACGATCTACCCTATCGGCATCGGCCAGCTGGGAGGCGATACCTTAACGCCCACCATGGTGACTACCGTATCGGACAAACGCGCAAATCCGACCTGGACGCCGACCGCGAATATTCGCGCCCGCTATAAAGCGCAGGGTATCGATCTGCCTGCGGTGGTGCCGGCAGGCCCGGATAACCCAATGGGGCATCATGCCATACGTCTGGCGGCCTACGGCGGTGTGTACCTGATCCACGGCACTAACGCAGATTTTGGCATCGGCATGCGCGTCAGCTCCGGCTGTATCCGTCTGCGGGATGGCGATATCGCCACGCTGTTTAAAAAGGTCACGCCGGGCACCAGAGTGAACATCATCAATACGCCGATCAAGGCCTCTGTCGAGCCGGACGGCCGTCGCCTGGTGGAGGTGCATCAGCCGCTGTCTAAATCCATTAACGACGATCCGAAAACCCAGCCAATTGTACTGAGCAGCGCAATGGAATCCTTTAAAGCCGATGCGCAAACGAATACCGCGCTGATGGATGAAGTGATGCAGGTTCGTTCCGGAATGCCGGTAGATGTCACGGAACATCAGGAGGTTGCGCAAAGTTTGTAA
- the mfd gene encoding transcription-repair coupling factor — protein sequence MPEQFRYALPSRAGDQRQLGELTGSACATEVAEIVERHTGPVVLIAPDMQNALRLHDEIRQFTDHLVMNLADWETLPYDSFSPHQEIISSRLSTLYQLPAMQRGVLIMPVNTLMQRVCPHSFLHGHALVMNKGQRLSRDALRAQLDNAGYRHVDQVMAHGEYATRGALLDLYPMGSEQPYRIDFFDDEIDSLRLFDADTQRTLEEVEAINLLPAHEFPTDKAAIELFRSQWRDNFDVKRDAEHIYQQVSKGTLPTGIEYWQPLFFSEPLPALFSYFPANTLIVNTGDLESSAERFQNDTQARYENRGVDPMRPLLPPSRLWLRADELFGALKGWPRIQLKTDKLADKAANTNLGYQTLPDLAVQAQQKSPLDALRKFIESFSGPVVFSVESEGRREALGELLARIKIAPKRIQRLDEATGNGRYLIIGAAERGFIDTLRNRALICEGDLLGERVSRRRQDNRRTINPDTLIRNLAELHPGQPVVHLEHGVGRYAGMTTLEAGGIKGEYLMLTYAGDAKLYVPVSSLHLISRYAGGAEDNAPLHKLGSDAWSRARQKAAEKVRDVAAELLDIYAQRAAKSGFAFKHDREQYQLFCEGFPFETTPDQAQAINAVLSDMSQPLAMDRLVCGDVGFGKTEVAMRAAFLAVENHKQVAVLVPTTLLAQQHYDNFRDRFANWPVRIEMLSRFRSAKEQAQILEQVAEGKIDILVGTHKLLQSDVKMRDLGLLIVDEEHRFGVRHKERIKAMRADVDILTLTATPIPRTLNMAMSGMRDLSIIATPPARRLAVKTFVREYDDLVVREAMLREILRGGQVYYLYNDVENIQKAAQRLANLVPEARITIGHGQMRERELERVMNDFHHQRFNVLVCTTIIETGIDIPTANTIIIERADHFGLAQLHQLRGRVGRSHHQAYAWLLTPHPKAMTTDAQKRLEAIASLEDLGAGFALATHDLEIRGAGELLGEDQSGQMETIGFSLYMEMLENAVDALKAGREPSLEDLTSQQTEVELRMPALIPDDYIPDVNTRLSFYKRVASAKSENELDEIKVEMIDRFGLLPDPARTLLEVALLRQQAQHLGIRKIEGNDKGGTIEFAEKNHVDPVWLIGLLQKQPQHFRLDGPTRLKFFQDLGERKTRIEWVRQFMQKLAENAVA from the coding sequence ATGCCTGAACAATTCCGTTATGCCCTGCCCTCCAGAGCGGGCGACCAGCGTCAGCTGGGCGAACTTACTGGCAGCGCCTGTGCCACCGAAGTGGCTGAAATCGTTGAACGTCATACCGGCCCGGTGGTACTGATCGCGCCCGATATGCAAAACGCGCTGCGTCTGCACGATGAAATCAGGCAGTTTACCGATCATCTGGTGATGAATCTGGCCGACTGGGAAACGCTGCCCTACGACAGCTTCTCGCCGCATCAGGAAATCATCTCATCGCGCCTGTCGACGCTGTACCAGCTTCCCGCCATGCAGCGCGGCGTGCTGATCATGCCGGTCAACACCCTGATGCAGCGCGTTTGCCCGCACAGCTTCCTGCACGGTCACGCGCTGGTGATGAACAAAGGCCAGCGGCTGTCACGGGATGCGCTGCGCGCGCAGCTGGATAACGCGGGTTACCGGCATGTCGATCAGGTGATGGCGCACGGTGAATATGCCACCCGCGGCGCGCTGCTGGATCTCTATCCGATGGGCAGCGAGCAGCCTTACCGTATTGATTTCTTTGATGATGAAATCGACAGTCTGCGTCTGTTTGACGCCGACACGCAGCGCACGCTGGAGGAAGTGGAGGCCATCAATCTGCTGCCTGCCCACGAATTCCCCACGGATAAAGCTGCCATCGAGCTGTTCCGCAGCCAGTGGCGCGATAATTTTGACGTGAAGCGCGATGCGGAGCACATCTATCAGCAGGTGAGCAAAGGCACCCTGCCGACCGGTATTGAATACTGGCAGCCGCTGTTCTTCAGCGAGCCGCTGCCGGCGCTGTTCAGCTATTTCCCGGCGAATACGCTGATTGTGAATACCGGCGATCTGGAAAGCAGCGCGGAGCGTTTCCAGAACGACACCCAGGCGCGCTATGAAAACCGCGGCGTCGATCCGATGCGACCGCTGCTGCCGCCGTCCCGCCTGTGGCTGCGCGCTGACGAACTGTTCGGCGCGCTGAAAGGCTGGCCGCGCATTCAGCTGAAAACCGACAAGCTGGCTGACAAAGCCGCCAACACCAATCTGGGCTATCAGACGCTGCCGGATCTGGCGGTGCAGGCGCAGCAGAAATCGCCGCTCGACGCGTTGCGTAAATTTATCGAATCCTTCAGCGGCCCGGTAGTGTTCTCGGTGGAAAGCGAGGGGCGTCGCGAGGCGTTAGGCGAACTGCTGGCACGCATCAAGATCGCGCCGAAGCGCATTCAGCGTCTGGATGAAGCGACCGGTAACGGGCGTTATCTGATCATTGGCGCGGCGGAGCGCGGCTTTATCGACACCCTGCGCAACCGGGCCTTGATCTGTGAAGGCGATCTGCTGGGCGAGCGCGTGTCCCGTCGCCGCCAGGATAATCGCCGCACCATTAACCCGGATACGCTGATCCGTAACCTCGCCGAACTGCATCCCGGCCAGCCGGTTGTCCATCTGGAGCACGGTGTCGGACGCTATGCGGGAATGACCACCCTGGAAGCTGGCGGCATCAAGGGCGAATACCTGATGCTCACCTATGCCGGTGACGCCAAACTCTATGTGCCGGTTTCGTCCCTGCATCTGATTAGCCGCTACGCCGGTGGCGCTGAAGATAATGCCCCGCTGCATAAACTTGGCAGCGATGCCTGGTCACGGGCGCGGCAGAAAGCGGCGGAGAAAGTCCGCGATGTGGCGGCGGAACTGCTGGATATTTACGCCCAGCGCGCGGCGAAAAGCGGTTTCGCGTTCAAACACGATCGTGAACAGTATCAGCTGTTCTGCGAAGGTTTCCCCTTTGAAACCACGCCGGATCAGGCGCAGGCGATCAATGCGGTGCTCAGCGATATGTCTCAGCCGCTGGCGATGGATCGTCTGGTGTGCGGCGACGTGGGCTTTGGCAAAACCGAAGTGGCGATGCGCGCCGCCTTCCTTGCGGTGGAAAACCACAAGCAGGTGGCCGTGCTGGTGCCGACCACCCTGCTGGCGCAACAGCACTATGATAACTTCCGCGACCGCTTCGCCAACTGGCCGGTGCGCATTGAGATGCTCTCCCGCTTCCGCAGCGCCAAAGAGCAGGCGCAGATCCTGGAGCAGGTCGCCGAGGGTAAAATTGATATTCTGGTCGGCACGCACAAGCTGCTGCAAAGCGATGTGAAGATGCGTGACCTGGGACTGCTTATCGTCGATGAAGAGCACCGCTTTGGCGTGCGCCATAAAGAACGCATTAAAGCGATGCGCGCCGACGTCGATATTCTGACGCTGACCGCGACGCCGATCCCGCGCACGCTGAATATGGCGATGAGCGGCATGCGCGATCTGTCGATTATCGCCACCCCGCCCGCCCGTCGTCTGGCGGTGAAAACCTTCGTGCGCGAGTATGACGATCTGGTGGTACGTGAAGCCATGCTGCGTGAGATCCTGCGTGGCGGCCAGGTGTATTATCTTTATAACGATGTGGAAAACATTCAGAAGGCGGCGCAACGTCTGGCAAATCTGGTACCGGAAGCGCGTATCACAATCGGTCACGGACAGATGCGCGAGCGCGAGCTGGAGCGCGTAATGAATGATTTCCATCACCAGCGTTTTAACGTGCTGGTGTGCACCACCATAATCGAAACCGGGATCGACATTCCCACCGCCAACACTATCATCATCGAGCGGGCCGATCATTTTGGCCTGGCGCAGCTGCACCAGCTGCGCGGGCGCGTCGGGCGTTCGCATCATCAGGCCTATGCGTGGCTGCTGACGCCGCATCCGAAAGCCATGACCACCGATGCGCAGAAACGCCTCGAAGCCATTGCCTCGCTGGAAGATCTGGGGGCGGGCTTTGCGCTGGCGACCCACGATCTGGAGATCCGCGGCGCCGGGGAGCTGCTCGGGGAAGATCAGAGCGGTCAGATGGAAACCATCGGCTTCTCGCTGTACATGGAGATGCTGGAAAACGCGGTCGATGCGCTGAAAGCCGGGCGCGAGCCTTCTCTGGAAGATCTCACCAGCCAGCAGACGGAAGTGGAACTGCGTATGCCGGCGCTGATCCCGGATGATTACATTCCTGACGTGAATACGCGCCTGTCGTTCTACAAACGGGTGGCCAGTGCGAAAAGTGAGAACGAGCTGGATGAAATTAAGGTGGAGATGATCGATCGCTTCGGCCTGCTGCCGGATCCGGCGCGTACCCTGCTTGAGGTGGCGTTACTGCGTCAACAGGCGCAGCACCTGGGCATTCGCAAGATCGAAGGTAACGACAAAGGCGGCACTATTGAGTTCGCCGAGAAGAATCATGTGGATCCGGTGTGGCTGATTGGTTTGCTGCAAAAGCAGCCGCAGCATTTCCGCCTCGACGGGCCGACACGACTGAAGTTCTTCCAGGATCTCGGCGAGCGGAAAACCCGTATCGAGTGGGTGCGTCAGTTTATGCAGAAACTGGCAGAAAACGCCGTCGCCTGA
- a CDS encoding acyltransferase family protein — protein MKQKAVWINQIKGLCICLVVIYHSVITFYPHLEGLQHPLSETLSKCWIYFNLYLAPFRMPVFFFISGYLIRRYVEEVQWEGCIDKRLWSIFYVLALWGVVQWLAIGALNDWLAPERDLSATANAAYAGSFTGFLHGMLTASTSLWYLYALLVYFVLCKALQRWKAPVMGLLVILSVAINFLPLPWWGLNSVARNMIYYSLGAWYGVAVMDIIKNVPLRRYALWLGIALVASVLLWFKNVPLLLSLFSIVLIMKLFLQLEQRFPPGENNLLNVVGSNTIAIYTTHRILIEGFSLALIPLLNQARLPPMVELALLLVYPFISLLICTAAGLLVRKLSTRLFGDLFFSPPVDLRPAVAAR, from the coding sequence ATGAAACAAAAAGCAGTATGGATTAACCAGATCAAAGGGTTGTGTATCTGTCTGGTGGTGATTTACCACTCGGTAATTACGTTTTATCCGCACCTGGAAGGGCTGCAACATCCGCTGTCGGAGACCCTGTCCAAGTGCTGGATCTATTTTAATTTGTACCTCGCCCCCTTCCGTATGCCGGTGTTTTTCTTTATCTCCGGCTACCTGATCCGCCGGTATGTGGAAGAGGTGCAGTGGGAAGGCTGCATCGATAAACGGCTGTGGAGTATTTTCTATGTGCTGGCGCTGTGGGGCGTGGTGCAGTGGCTGGCGATTGGCGCGTTAAACGACTGGCTGGCGCCGGAGCGGGATCTCAGCGCCACCGCCAACGCCGCCTATGCCGGATCCTTTACCGGCTTCCTGCACGGTATGCTTACTGCCAGCACCAGCCTGTGGTATCTGTATGCGCTGCTGGTCTATTTCGTGCTCTGCAAGGCGCTGCAACGCTGGAAAGCGCCGGTAATGGGCTTACTGGTTATCCTCTCCGTCGCCATTAATTTCCTGCCGCTGCCCTGGTGGGGGCTGAACAGCGTGGCGCGCAATATGATCTATTACAGCCTGGGCGCGTGGTATGGCGTGGCGGTGATGGACATCATTAAAAACGTGCCGCTGCGCCGCTATGCGCTGTGGCTGGGGATCGCTCTGGTGGCGTCGGTGCTGCTGTGGTTTAAAAACGTGCCGCTGCTGCTGTCACTGTTCTCCATTGTGCTGATCATGAAGCTGTTTTTGCAGCTGGAGCAGCGATTCCCGCCGGGTGAAAACAATCTGCTTAATGTAGTGGGTTCTAATACTATCGCTATTTACACCACTCACCGTATTCTGATTGAAGGCTTCAGCCTGGCGCTGATCCCGCTGCTTAATCAGGCGCGGCTGCCGCCAATGGTGGAACTGGCGCTGCTGCTGGTGTATCCCTTTATCAGTCTGCTGATTTGCACCGCGGCGGGACTGCTGGTGCGCAAACTCTCGACGCGTCTGTTTGGCGATCTGTTCTTCTCACCGCCGGTGGATTTACGTCCGGCAGTAGCCGCCCGGTGA